In Niallia sp. FSL W8-0635, one genomic interval encodes:
- the queF gene encoding preQ(1) synthase, with amino-acid sequence MSGRKKEEGLTDLTLLGNQNTQYKSDYAPEVLESVDNLHADRDYFVKFNCPEFTSLCPITGQPDFATMYISYIPNKKIVESKSLKLYLFSFRNHGDFHEDCVNIIMNDLIKLLDPRYIEVWGKFTPRGGISIDPWCNYGKPGSKFEEMAAHRLMNHDMYPEKVDNR; translated from the coding sequence ATGTCTGGAAGAAAGAAAGAAGAAGGATTAACAGATTTAACATTATTAGGAAATCAAAACACTCAATATAAAAGCGATTATGCACCAGAAGTTTTAGAGTCAGTAGATAATCTTCACGCTGATCGAGATTATTTTGTGAAATTTAATTGTCCAGAGTTTACTAGTCTATGTCCAATAACTGGACAGCCTGACTTTGCAACGATGTATATTTCGTATATACCAAATAAGAAAATAGTAGAGAGTAAATCGCTTAAATTATATTTATTTAGCTTCCGTAATCATGGGGATTTTCATGAAGATTGTGTCAATATTATTATGAATGATTTAATTAAGTTATTAGATCCAAGATATATTGAGGTATGGGGAAAATTCACTCCACGTGGTGGAATTTCAATTGACCCATGGTGCAATTATGGAAAACCTGGGTCTAAATTTGAAGAGATGGCAGCACATCGTTTAATGAACCATGATATGTACCCGGAGAAAGTAGATAATCGATAA
- the acsA gene encoding acetate--CoA ligase, with amino-acid sequence MKLEAFPPVKGKHNLENYEELYQHFKWDQAEKDFSWHQTGKVNLAYEAIDRHAENYRANKVALHYFHPSRKETYTFKDLKKLSNKAGNVLKDVGKVKKGDRVFIFMPRSPELYFSLIGAIKLGAIVGPLFEAFMEDAVKDRLHDSEAKVIITTPELVNRIPHTELPALETIFIVGENIQEDDKTKDFLHHFQTASIELDIEWVDRKDGLILHYTSGSTGKPKGVLHVHNAMIQHYQTAKWVLDLQEDDVYWCTADPGWVTGTSYGIFGPWLTGSTNVVAGGRFSPDIWYKVIETFGVTVWYSAPTSFRMLMAAGEEVTEKYTLSSLRHILSVGEPLNPEVIRWGYDVFGHRIHDTWWMTETGAQLICNLPCMDIKLGSMGKPLPGIEAVILDDNGNISPPNQMGHLAIKKGWPSMMHTIWNNQEKFDSYFQHGEWYVSGDSAYMDEEGYFWFQGRVDDVIMTAGERVGPFEVESKLIEFPAVAEAGVIGKPDPIRGEIIKAFIALVDGYEETDELKEEIRLFVKNGLAAHAAPREIEFCEKLPKTRSGKIMRRVLKAWELGLPTGDLSTMED; translated from the coding sequence ATGAAATTGGAAGCGTTTCCACCCGTGAAAGGCAAGCATAACCTTGAAAACTATGAGGAATTGTACCAACATTTCAAATGGGACCAAGCAGAAAAGGATTTTTCTTGGCATCAGACTGGAAAAGTTAATTTGGCTTATGAAGCAATTGACCGTCACGCTGAAAACTACCGCGCCAATAAAGTAGCCCTCCATTATTTTCATCCATCAAGAAAAGAAACTTATACATTTAAAGACTTAAAAAAATTATCAAATAAAGCAGGAAACGTTTTAAAGGATGTAGGAAAAGTAAAAAAAGGCGATCGCGTCTTTATTTTTATGCCTCGTTCACCAGAATTATATTTCAGCTTAATTGGAGCGATAAAATTAGGAGCTATCGTTGGCCCACTGTTTGAAGCATTTATGGAAGATGCCGTAAAAGACCGCCTCCATGATAGTGAAGCCAAAGTGATTATTACCACACCTGAACTAGTAAATAGAATTCCACATACAGAATTACCTGCTTTAGAAACGATTTTTATTGTCGGAGAAAACATACAAGAAGACGATAAAACAAAAGATTTCCTTCATCATTTTCAAACTGCTTCTATTGAATTAGATATTGAATGGGTCGATCGTAAGGATGGTTTAATCCTTCACTATACCTCAGGTTCTACAGGAAAGCCAAAAGGTGTACTACATGTCCACAATGCGATGATCCAACACTATCAAACAGCAAAGTGGGTATTAGATTTGCAAGAAGATGATGTCTACTGGTGCACAGCCGATCCTGGATGGGTTACCGGTACTTCTTATGGCATCTTTGGTCCTTGGCTAACGGGCTCAACAAATGTTGTTGCAGGTGGCCGCTTTAGTCCTGATATATGGTATAAAGTAATTGAGACCTTTGGTGTAACTGTTTGGTACAGTGCTCCTACCTCATTCCGTATGCTTATGGCTGCTGGTGAGGAAGTAACCGAAAAATATACACTTTCATCCTTGCGTCATATTTTAAGTGTAGGAGAGCCACTTAACCCAGAAGTAATCCGTTGGGGTTACGATGTATTTGGACATCGCATTCATGATACTTGGTGGATGACTGAAACCGGCGCTCAGCTTATTTGTAATTTACCTTGTATGGACATTAAGCTAGGTTCAATGGGGAAACCACTTCCAGGCATAGAAGCAGTTATTTTAGATGATAACGGTAACATTTCGCCTCCTAATCAGATGGGTCATTTAGCTATTAAAAAGGGCTGGCCATCGATGATGCATACAATTTGGAACAATCAAGAAAAGTTTGATAGTTATTTTCAGCATGGGGAATGGTATGTTTCTGGGGATTCAGCTTATATGGATGAAGAAGGGTATTTCTGGTTTCAAGGTCGAGTTGATGATGTGATTATGACTGCTGGAGAAAGAGTTGGTCCATTCGAGGTGGAAAGCAAATTAATCGAATTCCCAGCAGTGGCAGAAGCTGGGGTCATTGGAAAACCTGATCCTATTAGAGGAGAAATTATTAAAGCCTTTATTGCATTGGTTGATGGCTATGAAGAAACAGACGAATTAAAAGAAGAAATACGTTTATTTGTAAAAAACGGGTTAGCTGCTCATGCGGCTCCAAGAGAAATTGAATTCTGCGAAAAGCTTCCAAAAACCCGCAGTGGAAAAATAATGAGACGGGTACTAAAAGCCTGGGAACTTGGACTCCCTACTGGAGATCTTTCTACAATGGAGGATTAA
- a CDS encoding peptide ABC transporter substrate-binding protein translates to MKRKFTWLLSLTLILSVFLAACSGGDDNASEGTDTDKPAEEANVEQVLNLINGDAIPSMDPSMATDEYGFQFLGATMEGLYRLGEGAEAVPGIAESHEVSEDGLTWTFKLREDAKWSNGDPVTANDFVYAWQRAVNPDTGSEYGPYMMGGVIKNATEISKGEMKVEELGVKADGDYTLVVELANPTPYFESLTSFGTFLPLNQKFVEEKGDAFATSSENLLANGPFTLENWESTAQKWNLAKNDTYWDADTVKLETINYVVVKDAQTSVDLYEKGEVDRTGLSSDLVDQYSSDEDYTIKADNSVFYLKINQTRNEALANTNIRAAISRAFDKEALVNTILNNGSLVANGLIPADFTPMPDGSGDFREVSGDLVTFDAAAAKEFWEKGLEELGTDSVEIEFLGGDTDVSKTMNEYLANQLQTNLPGLKVTLKQVPFEQRLDADTKQDYDLQLAGWGPDYLDPYTFLSLWITDGGNNKMGYSNAEYDKLLEETTTTLATDNEARYQNFLEAEKILFEDAAIAPVYQRGGAFLSSPKIQGLIENPFGPTYEYKWTSVGAAE, encoded by the coding sequence ATGAAGCGAAAATTTACTTGGCTGCTTTCACTTACATTAATACTAAGTGTATTTTTAGCAGCATGTTCTGGTGGCGATGATAACGCATCTGAAGGTACAGATACAGATAAGCCAGCAGAAGAGGCAAATGTTGAACAAGTTTTAAACTTAATTAACGGAGATGCGATTCCTTCAATGGATCCATCAATGGCAACAGATGAATATGGTTTCCAATTCTTGGGTGCTACTATGGAAGGTCTATACCGTTTAGGTGAAGGCGCTGAAGCTGTACCTGGTATTGCTGAAAGCCATGAAGTATCAGAAGATGGTTTAACTTGGACATTCAAGTTACGTGAAGATGCAAAATGGTCTAATGGAGATCCTGTAACTGCTAATGACTTCGTTTATGCTTGGCAACGTGCAGTGAATCCAGATACTGGTTCTGAGTATGGTCCTTACATGATGGGTGGCGTAATCAAAAATGCTACTGAAATCAGTAAAGGTGAAATGAAAGTAGAAGAACTTGGAGTTAAAGCAGATGGCGACTATACTTTAGTTGTTGAACTTGCAAATCCTACTCCATATTTCGAATCTTTAACTTCTTTCGGTACATTCTTACCGTTGAACCAAAAATTCGTTGAAGAAAAAGGCGATGCTTTCGCTACTAGCTCTGAAAATCTATTAGCTAACGGTCCTTTCACATTAGAAAACTGGGAAAGTACTGCTCAAAAATGGAATCTTGCTAAGAACGACACTTACTGGGATGCTGATACAGTTAAGTTAGAAACAATTAATTATGTAGTAGTTAAAGATGCTCAAACAAGTGTTGACCTTTATGAAAAAGGAGAAGTAGACCGTACTGGTTTATCTTCAGACTTAGTTGACCAATATTCTTCTGATGAAGACTATACAATTAAAGCTGACAACTCTGTGTTCTATTTGAAAATTAACCAAACTAGAAACGAAGCACTTGCTAATACAAACATCCGTGCAGCTATCAGCCGTGCGTTTGATAAAGAAGCTTTAGTAAACACAATCTTAAACAACGGTTCTCTTGTTGCTAATGGTTTAATACCAGCTGATTTCACTCCAATGCCAGATGGTAGCGGTGATTTCCGTGAAGTAAGTGGAGATCTTGTAACATTTGATGCTGCTGCTGCTAAAGAATTCTGGGAAAAAGGTTTAGAAGAATTAGGAACTGATTCAGTAGAAATCGAATTCTTAGGTGGAGATACAGATGTATCAAAAACTATGAATGAATACCTAGCTAACCAATTACAAACAAACTTACCAGGTTTAAAAGTAACATTAAAACAAGTACCATTTGAGCAACGTTTAGATGCTGATACAAAACAAGATTATGATCTTCAATTAGCTGGTTGGGGTCCTGACTATCTAGATCCATATACATTCTTAAGCTTATGGATTACAGATGGCGGAAATAACAAAATGGGTTACTCTAATGCAGAGTACGATAAATTGTTAGAAGAAACTACTACAACTCTTGCTACAGATAATGAAGCTCGTTACCAAAACTTCTTAGAAGCTGAAAAAATTCTGTTTGAAGATGCTGCGATTGCTCCTGTATACCAACGCGGTGGTGCATTCCTATCATCTCCAAAAATTCAAGGCCTAATCGAAAATCCATTTGGACCAACTTATGAATACAAATGGACTAGTGTTGGAGCTGCTGAGTAA
- the mnhG gene encoding monovalent cation/H(+) antiporter subunit G yields the protein MSENNPIELIAVLLILFGAIFCFLSSLGLIRLPDVYTRSHAASKSSTMGVLFTLVGTFVFFIIEGTFSIRLFLGIFFVFLTSPVASHVVVRSAYRSKVKLADVTVQDDLKAEIEEEGIETIEVQHK from the coding sequence TTGAGCGAAAACAATCCGATTGAGCTTATAGCAGTTCTACTAATATTGTTTGGAGCTATCTTCTGTTTTCTTAGCTCATTAGGACTAATAAGACTGCCAGATGTTTATACAAGATCGCATGCAGCATCTAAAAGCTCCACTATGGGAGTGCTTTTTACTCTTGTTGGAACGTTTGTCTTTTTTATCATAGAGGGCACGTTTAGCATTCGTTTATTTCTAGGGATTTTCTTTGTTTTTCTAACTTCACCTGTTGCATCCCACGTAGTCGTTCGTTCTGCCTATCGCTCTAAAGTAAAGCTGGCGGATGTTACGGTACAAGATGATTTAAAGGCTGAAATAGAAGAGGAAGGAATCGAAACAATAGAAGTTCAGCATAAGTAG
- a CDS encoding Na+/H+ antiporter subunit E, whose protein sequence is MPMQILINLLIGVVWMFLQDTWNVLTFFTGYLFGILVLFILRRYMPTKFYLDTFFAVVRLFVVFIEQLFTSSIVVIQQITKPRINISPGIFSLETELKGELEVSLLALLMNLTPGSVVVEVTSDNKKFFIHAMDIPAQKESIFRSKEKFEKAIKRVTRYD, encoded by the coding sequence ATGCCAATGCAAATACTAATTAACTTGTTAATCGGTGTTGTGTGGATGTTTTTGCAAGACACATGGAATGTATTGACCTTCTTTACAGGGTATTTATTTGGAATTCTCGTTCTTTTTATCTTGCGTCGTTATATGCCAACTAAATTTTATTTAGATACATTTTTTGCAGTGGTTAGGTTGTTTGTTGTTTTTATTGAACAACTGTTTACATCGAGTATAGTAGTCATCCAACAAATAACAAAGCCAAGGATTAATATTTCCCCAGGAATATTTTCCTTAGAGACGGAATTAAAAGGGGAACTGGAGGTTTCCTTGTTAGCTTTATTGATGAATTTAACTCCTGGATCGGTTGTTGTTGAGGTGACTTCTGATAATAAAAAGTTTTTTATCCATGCAATGGATATACCTGCTCAAAAGGAATCAATCTTTCGTTCGAAAGAAAAATTTGAAAAGGCTATTAAGAGGGTGACTCGTTATGATTGA
- a CDS encoding ABC transporter ATP-binding protein, whose protein sequence is MTREKLLEVKNLQKHFSAGRDRIIKAVDGVSFEIFKGETFGLVGESGCGKSTTGRTIIRLYDATGGEVKFNGEDVHGKKSKAELRNFNRKMQMIFQDPHSSLNPRMTVLDIIAEGIDNHKLAKTPEERRQRVEELLEVVGLNKEHATRFPHEFSGGQRQRIGIARALAVEPDFIICDEPISALDVSIQAQVVNLLKKLQKERGLTYLFIAHDLSMVKYISDRIGVMYMGNMVELAEADELYENPIHPYTKSLLSAIPLPDPRYERERTRIAYDPSVHDTSEPAELREVTPGHFVRCTMKELEKYKQELKLKKS, encoded by the coding sequence TTGACTAGAGAAAAATTATTAGAAGTAAAAAACTTGCAAAAGCACTTTTCAGCAGGTAGAGATAGAATCATTAAAGCTGTAGATGGTGTATCCTTTGAAATTTTTAAAGGAGAAACATTTGGTCTTGTTGGAGAATCTGGTTGTGGGAAATCTACAACAGGTAGAACCATTATCCGTCTTTATGATGCAACAGGTGGAGAAGTTAAATTTAATGGTGAAGATGTGCATGGGAAAAAGTCAAAAGCAGAGCTTCGCAATTTCAACCGAAAAATGCAAATGATTTTCCAAGATCCGCATTCTTCTCTAAATCCGCGTATGACGGTACTTGATATTATTGCAGAAGGTATTGATAACCATAAGCTTGCGAAAACACCTGAAGAGCGTCGTCAAAGAGTAGAAGAATTACTTGAAGTGGTAGGATTGAACAAAGAGCATGCTACACGCTTCCCACATGAATTCAGTGGTGGTCAACGACAAAGAATTGGGATCGCTCGCGCACTAGCTGTAGAGCCAGATTTCATTATCTGTGATGAGCCAATTTCTGCTCTAGATGTTTCCATTCAAGCACAGGTTGTTAACCTTTTGAAAAAGCTTCAAAAAGAGCGTGGTCTAACCTATTTATTTATTGCCCACGACCTTTCTATGGTTAAATATATTAGTGATCGCATTGGTGTTATGTATATGGGGAACATGGTAGAACTTGCAGAAGCGGATGAGCTTTATGAAAACCCAATTCACCCATACACAAAATCACTATTGTCCGCAATTCCACTTCCAGATCCACGTTATGAACGTGAGCGTACGAGAATTGCTTATGATCCATCTGTACATGATACAAGTGAACCAGCAGAACTTAGAGAGGTAACGCCAGGTCACTTTGTACGTTGCACAATGAAAGAATTAGAGAAATACAAACAAGAATTAAAGCTAAAAAAGAGCTAA
- the opp3C gene encoding oligopeptide ABC transporter permease has translation MDKNKLNKIDKNLFKPLKQEENISEKITAPSRTFGQDARRTLLKNKPAIVSIFIILLIILLSIFGPHMNDYGNNGQDLSRAKLPPRVPVLENISWLGLNGTLAGRYEGTDVEDATAKAMARYKSTDEFVDIKVLDEGDGSRNSAAVRATFHIYEAKDMDDTYFWFGTDTLGRDQWTRLWEGTRVSLIIAFVAAVLDLLIGVTYGGVSGFYGGRVDNVLQRIAEILVGIPNLVIILLMMLILQPGIVSIVVALAITGWIGMSRIVRGEVLKLTNQEFVLAARTLGTSNGTIIRRHLVPNITGIIIVNTMFSIPGAIFFEAFLSFIGLGIVPPKASLGALIELGFANLRLYPYLLVFPAAVLSVLMIAFNILGDGLRDAFDPKMHK, from the coding sequence ATGGATAAAAATAAACTTAATAAAATTGATAAAAATTTATTTAAACCTCTTAAGCAAGAAGAGAATATTAGTGAAAAAATAACGGCACCAAGTAGAACCTTTGGTCAGGATGCAAGAAGAACATTATTAAAAAATAAACCTGCAATAGTCAGTATATTTATAATACTATTAATAATCTTACTGAGTATTTTTGGTCCACATATGAATGACTATGGCAATAACGGTCAAGATCTTTCTCGTGCAAAGCTTCCTCCAAGAGTACCAGTGTTAGAGAATATTTCTTGGTTGGGTTTGAATGGTACTTTAGCAGGTAGATATGAAGGCACAGATGTAGAGGATGCAACTGCAAAAGCAATGGCTCGTTATAAAAGTACAGATGAGTTTGTTGATATTAAAGTTCTTGATGAAGGAGACGGTTCAAGAAATTCAGCAGCAGTAAGAGCAACTTTCCACATCTATGAAGCGAAAGATATGGATGATACTTATTTCTGGTTTGGTACGGATACACTTGGACGTGACCAATGGACAAGACTTTGGGAAGGAACAAGAGTATCGTTAATTATTGCCTTTGTCGCAGCTGTACTTGATTTATTAATTGGGGTAACATATGGCGGTGTCTCTGGCTTCTACGGCGGAAGAGTCGATAACGTATTACAGCGTATTGCAGAAATATTAGTAGGAATTCCAAACCTAGTAATAATTCTTTTAATGATGCTTATTCTCCAGCCTGGTATTGTCTCCATTGTTGTGGCATTAGCAATTACAGGATGGATAGGAATGTCCCGTATTGTTCGTGGGGAAGTATTGAAGTTAACAAATCAAGAGTTTGTACTTGCCGCAAGAACATTAGGAACGTCAAATGGTACGATTATTAGAAGACATTTGGTTCCGAATATTACTGGTATTATCATTGTCAATACAATGTTCTCTATTCCTGGAGCTATTTTCTTCGAAGCATTCCTTAGCTTTATCGGATTAGGTATTGTACCTCCTAAAGCTTCATTAGGTGCTTTAATTGAACTAGGATTTGCAAATTTACGTTTGTACCCGTATTTACTAGTTTTCCCAGCGGCTGTATTGTCAGTATTAATGATTGCATTCAATATATTAGGTGATGGCTTGCGTGATGCATTCGATCCTAAAATGCATAAATAG
- a CDS encoding aldo/keto reductase: protein MRTIKLGSSNLEVPVVAVGCMRINSLEKKDAEQFVQTALEQGANFFDHADIYGGGTCEEIFAEAIHMTPSVRENIILQSKCGIRKGMFDFSKEHILNSVDGILSRLKTEYLDTLLLHRPDALVEPEEVAEAFDILEQSGKVRHFGVSNQNPMQIQLLQKYVKQPLVANQLQLSITNANMISNGVNVNMENDSAINRDGSILDFCRLNDITIQPWSPFQYGFFEGVFLGNEKFPELNKQIDEIAEKYQVSNTTIAIAWLLRHPANMQPVIGTMNVDRLIDCIKASDVHLTREEWYSIYRSAGNILP from the coding sequence GTGAGAACAATCAAACTAGGAAGCAGTAATTTAGAAGTGCCTGTTGTAGCGGTCGGCTGCATGCGTATTAACTCATTAGAAAAAAAGGATGCAGAACAATTTGTACAAACTGCTTTAGAACAAGGTGCTAACTTTTTTGATCACGCAGATATTTATGGTGGCGGAACTTGTGAAGAAATATTTGCAGAAGCTATTCATATGACTCCAAGCGTTCGTGAGAATATTATATTGCAATCCAAATGCGGTATTCGCAAAGGAATGTTTGACTTTTCAAAAGAACATATCTTAAACTCCGTTGATGGAATTCTAAGTAGACTGAAAACGGAATATTTGGATACACTTCTACTTCATCGTCCCGATGCTTTAGTTGAACCAGAGGAAGTTGCAGAAGCATTCGATATTCTTGAGCAATCAGGAAAAGTTCGTCATTTTGGCGTTTCAAACCAAAATCCAATGCAAATACAATTATTACAGAAATACGTAAAACAACCACTTGTAGCTAACCAATTGCAATTAAGCATTACAAACGCCAATATGATTTCAAATGGGGTCAATGTAAATATGGAGAATGATTCTGCTATTAACCGAGATGGCAGTATTTTAGACTTCTGTCGCTTAAATGATATTACAATCCAACCTTGGTCTCCATTCCAATATGGCTTCTTTGAAGGGGTATTCCTTGGAAACGAGAAATTCCCTGAATTAAATAAACAAATTGATGAAATTGCTGAAAAGTATCAAGTTAGCAATACAACCATTGCGATTGCGTGGTTATTGCGCCATCCTGCTAACATGCAACCAGTTATTGGAACAATGAATGTAGATCGTTTAATAGATTGTATAAAAGCAAGTGACGTTCATTTAACTAGAGAAGAGTGGTACAGTATTTATCGCTCAGCGGGAAATATTTTACCTTAA
- the opp3b gene encoding oligopeptide ABC transporter permease, whose translation MARYLLRRLWYMFITLFIIATVSFFLMKFLPGSPLKADDKLSEEQKTIILEKYGLNDPIPVQYVTYLGKLVQGDLGVSFAFDNTPVTKILTAKIGPSALLGGQALVLGTVVGILLGLIASIYRNGPIDYTSTVIAVLGTSVPSFVFAGLLQYFFAVRWDLLPVALWGGFEYTILPTIALAISPLAVAARFTRTEMIEVLHSNYITTARAKGVSEAGIIFKHGLRNALIPLVTVIGPMAVGLMTGSLVIEKIFAIPGIGEQFVTSVTVNDYPTIMGTTLLFAFGFVIIILIIDLLYGLIDPRIRIAGGKK comes from the coding sequence ATGGCTCGATATCTTCTTCGACGTTTATGGTATATGTTCATAACACTGTTCATTATCGCAACAGTCTCCTTTTTCCTGATGAAGTTTCTTCCAGGGAGTCCGTTGAAGGCTGACGATAAATTAAGTGAAGAACAAAAAACAATTATATTGGAAAAATATGGATTGAACGATCCAATTCCCGTTCAATATGTGACTTATTTAGGAAAACTTGTGCAAGGGGATTTAGGTGTTTCATTTGCGTTTGATAATACCCCTGTTACGAAAATATTGACAGCCAAAATTGGTCCGTCCGCACTTTTAGGTGGACAAGCATTAGTGCTGGGGACAGTGGTTGGAATTCTGCTAGGATTAATAGCGTCTATTTATAGGAATGGTCCAATCGATTATACGTCTACTGTTATTGCGGTACTCGGGACATCGGTTCCATCATTCGTATTTGCAGGACTATTACAATATTTCTTTGCAGTAAGATGGGATCTACTACCTGTTGCGCTTTGGGGTGGCTTTGAATATACAATTCTACCAACTATTGCACTAGCAATATCTCCTTTAGCTGTTGCGGCAAGGTTTACAAGAACAGAAATGATAGAGGTACTACATTCCAATTATATTACAACAGCTCGTGCAAAAGGGGTTAGTGAAGCAGGAATTATCTTTAAGCATGGATTACGAAATGCATTGATACCTTTAGTTACAGTTATAGGTCCTATGGCAGTAGGCTTAATGACAGGATCATTAGTTATTGAGAAAATCTTTGCTATTCCTGGAATTGGAGAGCAATTTGTTACATCGGTTACTGTAAATGATTATCCGACAATTATGGGAACAACCTTATTGTTTGCCTTTGGATTTGTTATCATAATTTTAATCATTGACCTCCTATATGGATTAATTGATCCTAGAATTAGAATTGCAGGAGGAAAAAAATAA
- a CDS encoding Na(+)/H(+) antiporter subunit F1, which translates to MIDNLLVGSLILLLLSIVATVFRLVKGPSAPDRIQALDCLGINLIAGVAIFSVLLRNTGFFEVILLIGILSFIGTIAFARYIERGVVIERKQSD; encoded by the coding sequence ATGATTGATAATTTATTGGTTGGATCTTTAATATTACTTCTTCTGTCTATAGTGGCAACGGTTTTTCGATTGGTAAAAGGCCCCTCTGCTCCAGACAGAATCCAGGCTCTAGATTGTTTGGGGATTAATTTAATTGCAGGAGTCGCTATCTTTTCTGTGTTACTACGAAATACAGGCTTTTTTGAAGTAATTCTGCTAATCGGGATTCTATCGTTTATTGGAACGATTGCTTTTGCACGTTATATTGAAAGAGGTGTAGTCATTGAGCGAAAACAATCCGATTGA
- a CDS encoding DUF3899 domain-containing protein yields MLNKKWSIFLINIFLTLILFVIFSSEYSFVHYINSVFYLSFFYIVIFLFLYIAKGGFFDGVTFSFRRFHHVMLKNDDYMEEWKEKPLPSQKFNKKVYSVLKFQALVLFIYLFILLLVYYL; encoded by the coding sequence ATGCTTAATAAAAAATGGTCAATATTTCTAATAAATATCTTCCTAACACTGATTCTTTTTGTTATTTTTTCTTCGGAATATTCTTTTGTTCATTATATTAATTCCGTCTTTTATCTTTCTTTCTTTTACATTGTTATTTTTCTGTTTTTGTACATTGCAAAAGGAGGTTTTTTTGACGGAGTAACCTTCAGCTTTAGAAGATTCCATCACGTTATGCTAAAAAATGATGATTATATGGAAGAATGGAAGGAAAAGCCTCTTCCGTCTCAAAAATTTAATAAAAAAGTATACTCTGTCCTTAAATTTCAAGCTTTAGTACTCTTTATTTATTTATTCATTTTGCTCCTAGTCTACTATCTGTAA
- a CDS encoding ABC transporter ATP-binding protein has translation MSKLLEVKDLRVSFNTYNGEVQAVRGVSFELNKGETLAIVGESGSGKSVTSNALMRLLPEPQSVIKSGEILLEGEDLVKKSKKEMQKIRGKDISMVFQDPMSSLNPTMKIGNQIMEGLVKHQNMNKSDAKKRALELLELVGIPQPEIRINQFPHQFSGGMRQRVVVAIALACNPKILIADEPTTALDVTIQAQILELMKDIQKKTESAIIFITHDLGVVANVADRVAVMYAGKIVEIGTVDDIFYNPKHPYTWGLIGSMPTLDSTDEELFAIPGSPPNMLKPPAGDAFAPRNQFALEIDTVMEPPMFKVSDTHYAATWLLHEDAPKIEPPEAVKQRMLGFSKTGRKDGEKS, from the coding sequence ATGAGTAAATTATTAGAAGTCAAAGATTTAAGAGTATCATTTAACACCTACAACGGTGAAGTACAAGCTGTTCGCGGTGTTAGCTTTGAGTTAAATAAAGGGGAAACACTAGCAATTGTAGGGGAATCCGGTTCTGGTAAATCCGTTACTTCTAATGCTTTAATGAGACTTCTTCCTGAACCACAAAGTGTCATTAAAAGTGGGGAAATTTTATTAGAGGGCGAAGATCTTGTTAAAAAGTCTAAGAAGGAAATGCAAAAAATTCGCGGAAAAGATATTTCAATGGTTTTCCAAGATCCAATGTCTTCTTTGAATCCAACAATGAAAATTGGGAACCAAATCATGGAAGGTCTAGTCAAGCATCAAAATATGAATAAATCTGATGCAAAGAAACGTGCTCTCGAGCTACTTGAATTAGTTGGTATTCCACAGCCGGAAATTCGCATTAATCAATTTCCACATCAATTCTCAGGTGGAATGCGTCAGCGTGTAGTTGTAGCGATTGCTCTTGCATGTAATCCTAAGATTCTAATTGCCGATGAACCGACAACAGCACTTGATGTTACAATTCAGGCACAAATTTTAGAATTAATGAAGGACATTCAAAAGAAAACCGAAAGTGCCATTATCTTCATTACACATGACCTTGGTGTTGTGGCAAACGTGGCAGACCGTGTAGCTGTTATGTATGCAGGTAAAATCGTTGAAATTGGAACAGTAGATGATATTTTCTATAATCCAAAGCATCCTTATACTTGGGGTTTAATTGGATCTATGCCAACACTAGATAGTACAGATGAAGAACTATTTGCTATACCTGGAAGCCCACCGAATATGTTAAAGCCTCCAGCAGGAGATGCATTTGCGCCTAGAAATCAATTTGCATTGGAAATTGACACAGTGATGGAACCACCAATGTTTAAAGTTTCTGATACACATTATGCAGCAACTTGGTTATTACATGAAGATGCTCCAAAGATTGAGCCACCAGAAGCGGTTAAACAAAGAATGCTTGGTTTCTCCAAAACAGGTCGCAAGGATGGTGAAAAAAGTTGA